A genome region from Arachis duranensis cultivar V14167 chromosome 8, aradu.V14167.gnm2.J7QH, whole genome shotgun sequence includes the following:
- the LOC107463060 gene encoding GTP-binding nuclear protein Ran-3 — MALPNQQTVDYPSFKLVIVGDGGTGKTTFVKRHLTGEFEKKYEPTIGVEVHPLDFFTNCGKIRFYCWDTAGQEKFGGLRDGYYIHGQCAIIMFDVTARLTYKNVPTWHRDLCRVCENIPIVLCGNKVDVKNRQVKAKQVTFHRKKNLQYYEISAKSNYNFEKPFLYLARKLAGDPNLHFVESPALAPPEVQIDLAAQQQHEAELVQAANQPLPDDDDDTFE; from the exons ATG GCTTTGCCGAATCAGCAAACCGTTGATTACCCTAGCTTCAAGCTCGTTATCGTCGGCGATGGTGGAACAG GAAAGACTACATTTGTGAAGAGACATCTTACTGGtgaatttgagaagaaataTGAAC CAACTATTGGTGTGGAGGTCCACCCTTTGGATTTTTTCACAAACTGTGGGAAGATTCGTTTCTATTGCTGGGATACCGCTGGCCAAGAAAAGTTTGGTGGTTTGAGAGATGGATATTA TATCCATGGGCAATGCGCGATCATTATGTTTGATGTCACTGCTCGGTTGACATACAAAAATGTCCCTACCTGGCACCGTGATCTTTGCAG GGTCTGTGAAAACATCCCAATTGTTCTCTGTGGTAACAAGGTTGATGTGAAGAACAGGCAAGTAAAGGCAAAACAGGTTACcttccacaggaagaagaaTTTGCAATACTATGAAATATCAGCCAAGAGCAACTATAACTTCGAGAAGCCTTTCCTTTACCTTGCCAGGAAGCTTGCAGG TGATCCCAACTTGCACTTTGTAGAATCACCTGCACTGGCTCCTCCAGAAGTTCAAATCGATTTGGCCGCACAGCAACA GCATGAAGCTGAGCTTGTTCAAGCTGCTAACCAGCCACTTccggatgatgatgatgacacaTTTGAGTAA
- the LOC107463048 gene encoding glucan endo-1,3-beta-glucosidase 5 has translation MEGEKSSIFFVLLFLNVIWLVGSVSGIGVNWGIQSTHPLPPSTVVKLLKDNGIQRVKLFDADPDILDAMKKSGIQVMVGIPNDMLYTLANSVQAAEKWVSKNVSAHLSSGGVDIRYVAVGNEPFLSTYNGTYESTTLPALQNIQAALTKSGLSNRVKVTVPLNADVYQSSSEKPSDGDFRPDIHDLMLQIVKFLSQNGAPFTVNIYPFISLYSDPNFPVDYAFFNGYQPAINDNGKNYDNVFDANHDTLVWALQKNGFTNVPIIIGEIGWPTDGDKNANLQLAQRFNQGFVSRYYVSQKGTPMRPGPVDAYLFSLIDEDNKSIRPGNFERHWGIFYFDGQPKYQLGLGQSKGLVAASGVDYLAKKWCVLKPSANLNDDQVAPSVAYACENADCTSLGYGTSCGNLDVKGNISYAFNSYYQIHDQLDSACKFPGLSMITDKDPSVGTCKFRIMIQTDSAAGIDGRIWFLRKVFFVLLFYIITIIM, from the exons ATGGAAGGTGAAAAATCTAGTATCTTTTTTGTTCTGTTGTTCTTGAATGTGATATGGTTAGTGGGTTCAGTGAGTGGAATTGGTGTTAACTGGGGAATACAATCAACACACCCTTTGCCACCATCCACAGTTGTGAAATTGCTGAAAGACAATGGAATTCAGAGGGTTAAGCTATTTGATGCTGATCCTGATATCTTGGATGCTATGAAGAAATCTGGGATTCAAGTTATGGTTGGAATCCCAAATGACATGCTTTATACACTTGCTAATAGTGTTCAAGCTGCTGAAAAATGGGTTTCAAAGAACGTTTCTGCGCATCTCTCTTCTGGAGGAGTTGACATCAG GTATGTTGCAGTGGGAAATGAACCATTCTTGTCAACATACAACGGTACTTATGAATCCACAACGCTTCCGGCTCTGCAAAACATTCAAGCAGCTCTGACGAAATCCGGTCTGAGCAACCGTGTCAAAGTGACTGTCCCTCTAAATGCAGATGTATACCAGAGCTCATCCGAGAAGCCTTCGGACGGAGACTTCCGGCCGGACATCCATGATCTCATGCTGCAGATTGTCAAGTTCTTGAGCCAAAATGGTGCACCATTTACTGTGAACATCTACCCTTTCATTAGCCTCTACTCTGACCCAAATTTCCCGGTAGACTATGCCTTCTTCAACGGCTACCAACCTGCCATCAATGACAATGGAAAAAACTATGACAATGTCTTTGATGCAAACCATGACACACTAGTTTGGGCCCTGCAGAAGAATGGTTTCACAAATGTCCCTATAATCATAGGCGAAATTGGTTGGCCTACTGATGGAGACAAGAATGCTAATCTTCAACTTGCTCAACGGTTCAACCAAGGCTTCGTGTCACGCTACTATGTATCTCAAAAGGGTACTCCAATGAGGCCTGGTCCGGTCGATGCTTACTTGTTTAGCCTCATAGATGAAGATAACAAGAGCATTCGACCGGGCAACTTCGAGCGCCATTGGGGAATATTCTACTTTGATGGACAACCTAAGTACCAACTTGGCCTTGGACAATCAAAGGGGTTGGTAGCAGCTAGTGGTGTTGATTATCTGGCTAAGAAGTGGTGTGTGTTGAAGCCTTCTGCAAATCTTAATGATGACCAAGTTGCACCAAGTGTGGCATATGCTTGTGAAAATGCTGATTGTACTAGTCTTGGCTATGGAACTTCATGTGGTAACTTAGATGTTAAAGGTAACATATCTTATGCTTTCAATAGCTATTACCAGATTCATGATCAATTGGACAGTGCATGCAAATTCCCTGGCCTTTCTATGATCACTGATAAGGACCCTTCTGTTGGAACTTGCAAGTTTAGGATCATGATTCAGACAGATTCTGCTGCAGGGATAGATGGGAGAATTTGGTTTCTAAGAAAAGTGTTCTTTGTGTTATTGTtttatattattactattattatgtaA
- the LOC107463046 gene encoding pentatricopeptide repeat-containing protein At1g06143 isoform X1: MHKISIQVHWIKMLMFVNVCYSERNVHTLKETILGQIKGCVTTKTLEFVYASMIKTNANQDCFLMNQFISACSLFSCIDLATSAFTWMESPNAWVYNALVRGCVHCCHPNQALLYYTHMLRNNVKPTSYSFSSLVKACTLLMDSVSGKAVHAHVWKHGFDSHVFVQTTLIEFYSILAELRDSIKVFDAMNERDVFAWTTMISAHVRNEDMNSARQLFDEMPEKNIATWNTMIDGYTKSGNVESAEILFKQMPSRDVISWTTMMTCYTGNQRYGDVIALFHDMINNGMIPDEVTVTTIISACAHLGALELGKEVHLYLMLNGFNLDVYIGSSLVDMYAKCGNIDKSLLVFYKLQRKNLFCWNAVIDGLATHGYAEEALSMFGEMVRKGIQPNAVTFISILTACTHAGFVNEGRRWFMSMMQDYCITPQIGHYGCMVDLLSKAGLLGEALEIIRTMTFEPNSFIWGALLNGCKLHKNLEIAHIAVQNLMILEPGNSGHYSLLVNMYAEVNRWNDVVKIRKTMKDFGIEKKYPGHSWVDIDKEIHLFAASDKHHPLYGQIHLLLAELEEQLRPASNVYDMELFV, translated from the exons ATGCACAAAATTAG CATACAGGTACACTGGATCAAGATGCTTATGTTTGTGAATGTTTGCTACTCAGAGAG AAATGTGCACACCCTCAAGGAGACAATTCTTGGGCAGATAAAGGGATGTGTGACAACAAAAACACTGGAATTTGTCTATGCCTCCATGATCAAGACCAATGCCAACCAAGATTGCTTCTTGATGAACCAGTTTATAAGTGCATGTTCTCTATTTTCATGCATAGATTTAGCAACTTCAGCTTTTACTTGGATGGAAAGTCCTAATGCTTGGGTTTATAATGCATTGGTCAGAGGCTGTGTTCATTGCTGTCACCCAAACCAAGCGTTACTTTATTATACACATATGTTGAGGAACAACGTCAAGCCTACCAGTTATTCGTTTTCATCTTTAGTTAAGGCCTGTACTTTGTTGATGGATTCAGTTTCAGGCAAAGCTGTTCATGCCCATGTTTGGAAACATGGATTTGATTCTCATGTGTTTGTTCAGACTACGCTCATCgagttttattcaattttagcCGAGCTGCGTGACTCCATAAAGGTGTTTGATGCTATGAATGAAAGAGATGTTTTTGCTTGGACTACAATGATTTCTGCTCATGTTCGAAACGAGGACATGAATTCTGCTCGCCAGTTATTTGATGAAATGCCTGAAAAAAATATTGCTACATGGAATACCATGATTGACGGGTACACAAAATCAGGGAATGTTGAGTCTGCTGAAATCTTGTTCAAGCAAATGCCTTCTAGAGATGTTATTTCTTGGACAACCATGATGACTTGTTATACTGGAAACCAAAGGTATGGTGATGTAATAGCACTTTTTCATGACATGATCAACAATGGAATGATCCCTGATGAAGTGACTGTGACCACTATCATTTCAGCCTGTGCCCATCTAGGAGCTCTTGAATTGGGAAAGGAGGTACACCTCTATTTGATGCTGAATGGGTTTAATCTTGATGTTTACATCGGCTCTTCGCTTGTTGATATGTATGCAAAATGTGGGAACATTGATAAGTCTCTTTTGGTGTTCTACAAATTGCAAAGGAAAAACCTGTTTTGTTGGAATGCTGTGATTGATGGGCTTGCAACACATGGATATGCAGAAGAAGCATTAAGTATGTTTGGCGAAATGGTGAGGAAAGGAATCCAACCAAACGCAGTTACATTCATTAGTATCCTAACTGCTTGCACCCATGCTGGGTTCGTAAACGAGGGTCGTCGCTGGTTTATGAGCATGATGCAGGATTATTGTATTACTCCTCAGATTGGGCATTATGGATGCATGGTTGACTTGTTGAGCAAGGCAGGGTTGCTTGGGGAAGCTTTAGAGATTATTAGAACCATGACATTTGAACCTAATTCCTTTATTTGGGGTGCCTTGTTGAATGGGTGTAAGCTTCACAAGAACTTGGAGATTGCTCATATTGCAGTTCAGAATCTGATGATTCTTGAGCCGGGTAACAGCGGGCACTATAGTCTTCTTGTTAACATGTATGCTGAAGTAAATAGGTGGAATGATGTTGTGAAGATCCGGAAAACCATGAAGGATTTTGGCATAGAAAAGAAATATCCTGGGCATAGCTGGGTAGACATCGATAAGGAAATTCATCTATTTGCAGCATCTGATAAACATCATCCATTGTACGGTCAAATTCACTTGTTGCTAGCTGAACTCGAGGAGCAGTTGAGGCCAGCTAGCAATGTCTACGATATGGAGCTTTTTGTATAA
- the LOC107463046 gene encoding pentatricopeptide repeat-containing protein At1g06143 isoform X3, producing the protein MLMFVNVCYSERNVHTLKETILGQIKGCVTTKTLEFVYASMIKTNANQDCFLMNQFISACSLFSCIDLATSAFTWMESPNAWVYNALVRGCVHCCHPNQALLYYTHMLRNNVKPTSYSFSSLVKACTLLMDSVSGKAVHAHVWKHGFDSHVFVQTTLIEFYSILAELRDSIKVFDAMNERDVFAWTTMISAHVRNEDMNSARQLFDEMPEKNIATWNTMIDGYTKSGNVESAEILFKQMPSRDVISWTTMMTCYTGNQRYGDVIALFHDMINNGMIPDEVTVTTIISACAHLGALELGKEVHLYLMLNGFNLDVYIGSSLVDMYAKCGNIDKSLLVFYKLQRKNLFCWNAVIDGLATHGYAEEALSMFGEMVRKGIQPNAVTFISILTACTHAGFVNEGRRWFMSMMQDYCITPQIGHYGCMVDLLSKAGLLGEALEIIRTMTFEPNSFIWGALLNGCKLHKNLEIAHIAVQNLMILEPGNSGHYSLLVNMYAEVNRWNDVVKIRKTMKDFGIEKKYPGHSWVDIDKEIHLFAASDKHHPLYGQIHLLLAELEEQLRPASNVYDMELFV; encoded by the exons ATGCTTATGTTTGTGAATGTTTGCTACTCAGAGAG AAATGTGCACACCCTCAAGGAGACAATTCTTGGGCAGATAAAGGGATGTGTGACAACAAAAACACTGGAATTTGTCTATGCCTCCATGATCAAGACCAATGCCAACCAAGATTGCTTCTTGATGAACCAGTTTATAAGTGCATGTTCTCTATTTTCATGCATAGATTTAGCAACTTCAGCTTTTACTTGGATGGAAAGTCCTAATGCTTGGGTTTATAATGCATTGGTCAGAGGCTGTGTTCATTGCTGTCACCCAAACCAAGCGTTACTTTATTATACACATATGTTGAGGAACAACGTCAAGCCTACCAGTTATTCGTTTTCATCTTTAGTTAAGGCCTGTACTTTGTTGATGGATTCAGTTTCAGGCAAAGCTGTTCATGCCCATGTTTGGAAACATGGATTTGATTCTCATGTGTTTGTTCAGACTACGCTCATCgagttttattcaattttagcCGAGCTGCGTGACTCCATAAAGGTGTTTGATGCTATGAATGAAAGAGATGTTTTTGCTTGGACTACAATGATTTCTGCTCATGTTCGAAACGAGGACATGAATTCTGCTCGCCAGTTATTTGATGAAATGCCTGAAAAAAATATTGCTACATGGAATACCATGATTGACGGGTACACAAAATCAGGGAATGTTGAGTCTGCTGAAATCTTGTTCAAGCAAATGCCTTCTAGAGATGTTATTTCTTGGACAACCATGATGACTTGTTATACTGGAAACCAAAGGTATGGTGATGTAATAGCACTTTTTCATGACATGATCAACAATGGAATGATCCCTGATGAAGTGACTGTGACCACTATCATTTCAGCCTGTGCCCATCTAGGAGCTCTTGAATTGGGAAAGGAGGTACACCTCTATTTGATGCTGAATGGGTTTAATCTTGATGTTTACATCGGCTCTTCGCTTGTTGATATGTATGCAAAATGTGGGAACATTGATAAGTCTCTTTTGGTGTTCTACAAATTGCAAAGGAAAAACCTGTTTTGTTGGAATGCTGTGATTGATGGGCTTGCAACACATGGATATGCAGAAGAAGCATTAAGTATGTTTGGCGAAATGGTGAGGAAAGGAATCCAACCAAACGCAGTTACATTCATTAGTATCCTAACTGCTTGCACCCATGCTGGGTTCGTAAACGAGGGTCGTCGCTGGTTTATGAGCATGATGCAGGATTATTGTATTACTCCTCAGATTGGGCATTATGGATGCATGGTTGACTTGTTGAGCAAGGCAGGGTTGCTTGGGGAAGCTTTAGAGATTATTAGAACCATGACATTTGAACCTAATTCCTTTATTTGGGGTGCCTTGTTGAATGGGTGTAAGCTTCACAAGAACTTGGAGATTGCTCATATTGCAGTTCAGAATCTGATGATTCTTGAGCCGGGTAACAGCGGGCACTATAGTCTTCTTGTTAACATGTATGCTGAAGTAAATAGGTGGAATGATGTTGTGAAGATCCGGAAAACCATGAAGGATTTTGGCATAGAAAAGAAATATCCTGGGCATAGCTGGGTAGACATCGATAAGGAAATTCATCTATTTGCAGCATCTGATAAACATCATCCATTGTACGGTCAAATTCACTTGTTGCTAGCTGAACTCGAGGAGCAGTTGAGGCCAGCTAGCAATGTCTACGATATGGAGCTTTTTGTATAA
- the LOC107463046 gene encoding pentatricopeptide repeat-containing protein At1g06143 isoform X2: MLLKHCSNPKHIFQHRNVHTLKETILGQIKGCVTTKTLEFVYASMIKTNANQDCFLMNQFISACSLFSCIDLATSAFTWMESPNAWVYNALVRGCVHCCHPNQALLYYTHMLRNNVKPTSYSFSSLVKACTLLMDSVSGKAVHAHVWKHGFDSHVFVQTTLIEFYSILAELRDSIKVFDAMNERDVFAWTTMISAHVRNEDMNSARQLFDEMPEKNIATWNTMIDGYTKSGNVESAEILFKQMPSRDVISWTTMMTCYTGNQRYGDVIALFHDMINNGMIPDEVTVTTIISACAHLGALELGKEVHLYLMLNGFNLDVYIGSSLVDMYAKCGNIDKSLLVFYKLQRKNLFCWNAVIDGLATHGYAEEALSMFGEMVRKGIQPNAVTFISILTACTHAGFVNEGRRWFMSMMQDYCITPQIGHYGCMVDLLSKAGLLGEALEIIRTMTFEPNSFIWGALLNGCKLHKNLEIAHIAVQNLMILEPGNSGHYSLLVNMYAEVNRWNDVVKIRKTMKDFGIEKKYPGHSWVDIDKEIHLFAASDKHHPLYGQIHLLLAELEEQLRPASNVYDMELFV; encoded by the coding sequence ATGTTGCTTAAACACTGCTCAAATCCGAAACATATTTTTCAACACAGAAATGTGCACACCCTCAAGGAGACAATTCTTGGGCAGATAAAGGGATGTGTGACAACAAAAACACTGGAATTTGTCTATGCCTCCATGATCAAGACCAATGCCAACCAAGATTGCTTCTTGATGAACCAGTTTATAAGTGCATGTTCTCTATTTTCATGCATAGATTTAGCAACTTCAGCTTTTACTTGGATGGAAAGTCCTAATGCTTGGGTTTATAATGCATTGGTCAGAGGCTGTGTTCATTGCTGTCACCCAAACCAAGCGTTACTTTATTATACACATATGTTGAGGAACAACGTCAAGCCTACCAGTTATTCGTTTTCATCTTTAGTTAAGGCCTGTACTTTGTTGATGGATTCAGTTTCAGGCAAAGCTGTTCATGCCCATGTTTGGAAACATGGATTTGATTCTCATGTGTTTGTTCAGACTACGCTCATCgagttttattcaattttagcCGAGCTGCGTGACTCCATAAAGGTGTTTGATGCTATGAATGAAAGAGATGTTTTTGCTTGGACTACAATGATTTCTGCTCATGTTCGAAACGAGGACATGAATTCTGCTCGCCAGTTATTTGATGAAATGCCTGAAAAAAATATTGCTACATGGAATACCATGATTGACGGGTACACAAAATCAGGGAATGTTGAGTCTGCTGAAATCTTGTTCAAGCAAATGCCTTCTAGAGATGTTATTTCTTGGACAACCATGATGACTTGTTATACTGGAAACCAAAGGTATGGTGATGTAATAGCACTTTTTCATGACATGATCAACAATGGAATGATCCCTGATGAAGTGACTGTGACCACTATCATTTCAGCCTGTGCCCATCTAGGAGCTCTTGAATTGGGAAAGGAGGTACACCTCTATTTGATGCTGAATGGGTTTAATCTTGATGTTTACATCGGCTCTTCGCTTGTTGATATGTATGCAAAATGTGGGAACATTGATAAGTCTCTTTTGGTGTTCTACAAATTGCAAAGGAAAAACCTGTTTTGTTGGAATGCTGTGATTGATGGGCTTGCAACACATGGATATGCAGAAGAAGCATTAAGTATGTTTGGCGAAATGGTGAGGAAAGGAATCCAACCAAACGCAGTTACATTCATTAGTATCCTAACTGCTTGCACCCATGCTGGGTTCGTAAACGAGGGTCGTCGCTGGTTTATGAGCATGATGCAGGATTATTGTATTACTCCTCAGATTGGGCATTATGGATGCATGGTTGACTTGTTGAGCAAGGCAGGGTTGCTTGGGGAAGCTTTAGAGATTATTAGAACCATGACATTTGAACCTAATTCCTTTATTTGGGGTGCCTTGTTGAATGGGTGTAAGCTTCACAAGAACTTGGAGATTGCTCATATTGCAGTTCAGAATCTGATGATTCTTGAGCCGGGTAACAGCGGGCACTATAGTCTTCTTGTTAACATGTATGCTGAAGTAAATAGGTGGAATGATGTTGTGAAGATCCGGAAAACCATGAAGGATTTTGGCATAGAAAAGAAATATCCTGGGCATAGCTGGGTAGACATCGATAAGGAAATTCATCTATTTGCAGCATCTGATAAACATCATCCATTGTACGGTCAAATTCACTTGTTGCTAGCTGAACTCGAGGAGCAGTTGAGGCCAGCTAGCAATGTCTACGATATGGAGCTTTTTGTATAA